The following proteins are encoded in a genomic region of Bacteroidota bacterium:
- the secDF gene encoding protein translocase subunit SecDF translates to MQNIKGAIRIFAILMALSCIFYLSFTFVTRSWEKKADAYATNYLNTKSVKDLIAATNGNKQLEKHIIDSVKDARFRFFLEDSIAGKKIYLKYFTYQQCKEKELSLGLDLQGGMNVTLEVSTPEIVRALAGNSTDPAFTQAMALAIDRDKTSNQDFITLFGAAYAEKNPQGRLSSYFAASLKDNNITYNSTNEQVLAAIRKEADAAIDRAKLVLESRINKFGVAQPNIQKLESSNRILVELPGVKDKARVRKLIQGSANLEFWETYEVAEVAQKVFDANERLKVIMGIKDSVKVDSAAYKPDFANAKTTADSAKAREVAQKLGDSIKKADSIKLAGDTTKKKNERQPLFERFQFNLSQQGQAPKGPVLGFAAQKDTAYVMSLFRNPEVARILPSDLRLMWNFKGETGENGGSPFYTLIALKAGRNGRAAMQGDVITNARKQSSQSGTAGYEISMSMNAAGSSEWARITRKNVGRSIAIVLDNSVYSYPTVNGEITGGVSQITGQFSSQDADDLVNVLNTGKLPAPARIVEETVVGPSLGQEAVRSGLLSFVVALLVVLLYMGFYYNRAGWVASIALFVNVFFIVGILASLGAVLTLPGIAGVILTIALSVDANILIFERVREELREGKGLALAIADGYKHAMSSILDSNLTTLILGIILYSFGTGPVQGFATTLIIGILSSLFCAIFITRMIFDGMLKRDAKINFSIPATEHVLLGKNFDFVGKRRIFYMISGAIIALGVVFFFKNDGFRLGVDFSGGRTFTVSFVNEVNTDAVRQALTPEFGTTPEVKTAGGNNQLKITTNFMATDVSDKADTTVNQKLRSGLNKVAGGAANYTIEGSSQVGPSIAKDVVNRSYVVIIASCVLMFLFILFRFRKWQFGLGAVAALLHDVLVVLSFFVIFEGIVPFPLEIDQHFVAAILTVMAYSMTDTVVVFDRIREFLTGKGTQMQGAEQRRLINYALNSTLSRTINTSMITFFVLLAIFIFGGDTIRGFAFALVIGIVIGTYSSLCIATPVVVDFDRSKDDGSTKA, encoded by the coding sequence ATGCAAAACATTAAAGGAGCCATCCGTATTTTCGCCATTTTGATGGCGCTGAGCTGTATCTTTTACCTCTCATTCACCTTCGTAACCCGAAGCTGGGAGAAGAAAGCCGATGCTTACGCAACGAATTATCTGAACACCAAAAGTGTAAAGGATCTGATTGCCGCAACCAATGGCAACAAGCAGCTCGAAAAACACATTATTGATTCGGTAAAAGATGCCCGTTTCCGTTTCTTCCTCGAAGATTCGATTGCCGGCAAGAAAATCTATCTGAAGTATTTTACCTATCAGCAGTGTAAGGAAAAAGAACTCAGTCTCGGTCTCGACCTTCAGGGCGGTATGAACGTTACCCTTGAGGTATCTACCCCTGAAATTGTAAGAGCACTCGCCGGTAACTCTACCGATCCTGCTTTTACCCAGGCAATGGCGCTTGCAATTGACCGCGACAAAACCAGCAATCAGGATTTTATTACCCTGTTTGGTGCTGCCTACGCCGAGAAAAATCCGCAGGGCCGCCTGTCGAGCTACTTCGCTGCCAGTCTGAAAGACAACAACATTACCTACAACTCAACCAACGAGCAGGTGCTTGCGGCCATCCGTAAGGAAGCTGATGCCGCCATTGACCGTGCCAAGCTGGTTCTCGAAAGCCGTATCAACAAATTCGGTGTGGCTCAGCCCAACATCCAGAAGCTCGAATCATCAAACCGCATTCTGGTGGAGCTTCCCGGTGTGAAAGACAAAGCCCGTGTGCGTAAGCTCATTCAGGGTTCGGCTAATCTCGAATTCTGGGAAACCTACGAAGTGGCCGAAGTTGCCCAGAAAGTATTTGATGCCAATGAGCGTTTGAAAGTAATTATGGGCATCAAAGATTCGGTGAAGGTTGATTCTGCTGCCTACAAGCCTGACTTTGCCAACGCAAAAACCACCGCCGACTCAGCCAAAGCCCGTGAAGTAGCCCAGAAACTCGGCGACAGCATCAAAAAGGCCGACAGCATTAAACTGGCCGGTGATACCACCAAGAAGAAAAACGAGCGCCAGCCGCTGTTTGAGCGTTTCCAGTTTAACCTCTCTCAGCAGGGTCAGGCGCCCAAAGGCCCGGTGCTTGGCTTTGCCGCACAAAAAGATACGGCTTATGTAATGAGCCTGTTCCGCAATCCCGAAGTAGCACGTATTCTGCCTTCAGATCTTCGTCTGATGTGGAACTTCAAAGGCGAAACCGGCGAAAACGGCGGTTCTCCCTTCTATACGCTTATTGCACTCAAAGCTGGCCGTAATGGTCGTGCTGCCATGCAGGGCGATGTAATTACCAATGCCCGCAAGCAAAGCAGCCAGAGCGGCACTGCCGGTTACGAAATTAGTATGAGCATGAATGCCGCCGGCTCAAGCGAGTGGGCGCGCATTACCCGCAAAAATGTGGGCCGCAGCATTGCCATTGTGCTTGATAACAGCGTGTATTCGTACCCCACCGTAAATGGCGAAATTACCGGCGGTGTATCACAAATCACCGGCCAATTCAGCAGCCAGGATGCGGATGACCTTGTAAACGTACTTAACACCGGTAAGCTGCCTGCTCCGGCCCGCATCGTGGAAGAAACCGTAGTAGGGCCTTCACTCGGTCAGGAAGCCGTTCGCTCAGGTCTGCTTTCTTTCGTGGTGGCGCTGCTGGTTGTACTGCTTTACATGGGCTTCTACTACAACCGCGCAGGCTGGGTGGCCAGCATTGCACTGTTTGTAAACGTATTCTTTATTGTAGGTATTCTCGCCTCACTTGGTGCTGTACTTACACTGCCTGGTATTGCCGGTGTAATTCTCACCATCGCCCTTTCGGTTGACGCCAACATCCTCATTTTTGAGCGTGTGCGCGAAGAACTCCGTGAAGGAAAAGGACTGGCGCTGGCCATTGCCGATGGTTACAAGCACGCCATGTCGTCTATTCTCGACTCAAACCTTACTACCCTCATCCTCGGTATTATTCTTTACTCGTTCGGTACGGGTCCGGTTCAGGGCTTTGCCACCACGCTGATCATCGGTATTCTCAGCTCGCTGTTCTGCGCTATTTTCATTACGCGCATGATTTTCGACGGCATGCTGAAGCGTGATGCCAAGATTAACTTCTCAATTCCGGCCACCGAGCATGTGCTGCTTGGCAAGAACTTCGATTTCGTAGGAAAGCGTCGTATTTTCTACATGATTTCGGGCGCTATCATTGCGCTTGGTGTGGTGTTCTTCTTCAAAAACGATGGTTTCCGTCTGGGTGTTGATTTCAGCGGCGGCCGTACATTCACCGTGTCGTTTGTAAATGAAGTAAACACCGATGCCGTTCGTCAGGCACTTACTCCCGAATTCGGAACCACACCGGAGGTGAAAACAGCCGGAGGTAACAACCAGCTTAAAATCACCACCAACTTTATGGCTACAGATGTATCAGACAAAGCTGATACCACTGTAAATCAAAAACTGCGCAGCGGCTTAAATAAAGTTGCGGGTGGTGCAGCCAATTACACCATCGAAGGTTCATCGCAGGTTGGTCCGTCAATTGCCAAAGACGTGGTAAACCGTTCGTATGTGGTAATCATTGCCTCCTGCGTGCTCATGTTCCTCTTCATTCTGTTCCGCTTCCGCAAGTGGCAGTTTGGTCTTGGTGCTGTAGCCGCGCTGTTGCACGACGTGCTGGTGGTACTTTCGTTCTTCGTAATCTTCGAAGGCATTGTACCCTTCCCGCTCGAAATCGACCAGCACTTTGTGGCTGCTATCCTCACAGTAATGGCTTACTCGATGACGGATACCGTGGTTGTGTTCGACCGTATCCGCGAGTTCCTTACCGGTAAGGGCACTCAAATGCAGGGTGCCGAACAGCGCCGTCTCATTAACTACGCGCTTAACAGCACACTTTCACGTACCATTAACACCTCCATGATTACCTTCTTCGTACTGCTTGCCATCTTCATCTTTGGCGGCGATACAATCCGCGGCTTTGCTTTCGCGCTGGTAATTGGTATTGTAATCGGTACCTATTCTTCGCTTTGCATTGCTACTCCGGTTGTGGTTGATTTCGACCGCAGCAAGGATGATGGCAGCACAAAAGCATAA
- a CDS encoding twin-arginine translocase TatA/TatE family subunit: MTLFTAFPLFLNLGSGEIFLIVILIVLFFGTDKLPEMVRGFARGMREMRNAAGEIQREIETSVNEVQRDINLKQHIDEIADSARTMANSVEEEVRTIDAANPDAVPPVTVIYNTQTPPAEVAVEANIAETADLELPENSTDPSETPPSDDSPENPLVPPHIISRKG; this comes from the coding sequence ATGACGTTATTCACTGCATTTCCGCTGTTTCTGAATCTGGGCTCAGGCGAGATCTTTCTGATCGTAATCCTGATTGTGCTTTTTTTCGGAACCGATAAGCTGCCCGAAATGGTACGCGGCTTTGCACGCGGCATGCGCGAAATGCGCAACGCAGCCGGCGAAATACAGCGCGAAATTGAAACCAGTGTAAACGAAGTGCAGCGCGACATCAATCTGAAACAGCATATTGATGAAATTGCCGACTCCGCCCGCACCATGGCCAATTCGGTGGAAGAAGAAGTGCGCACGATTGATGCCGCCAATCCCGATGCTGTGCCACCGGTTACTGTAATTTACAATACACAAACCCCGCCAGCCGAAGTGGCAGTTGAAGCCAATATAGCTGAAACGGCAGATTTGGAATTGCCGGAAAATTCTACAGATCCTTCTGAAACACCTCCCTCGGATGATTCTCCCGAAAATCCGCTTGTGCCTCCGCATATTATTAGCCGGAAGGGGTAG
- a CDS encoding glutamine synthetase III, protein MSTIRFNALADTMHRKPVEVAVPAGTVANYFGENVFGKDAMRQFLSEEAYASVMAAIEKGEALDRKMADQIASGMKAWAASKGASHYTHWFQPLTGATAEKHDAFFEPVEGGRAIERFGGGQLVQQEPDASSFPNGGIRNTFEARGYTAWDPSSPAFIIGDTLCIPTIFVSYTGEALDFKTPLLKALHALDKAAVEVCQYFDRNVTKVVATLGWEQEYFLVDEALFNARPDLAITGRTLFGAAPAKGQQLEDHYFGSIPERVTAFMLDLEIEAHKLGIPIKTRHNEVAPNQFECAPVYEEINLAVDHNQLLMDIMDKISRRHKFRVLLHEKPFAGVNGSGKHNNWSLATNTGKNLLSPGKTPKTNLQFLTFFINTIKAFHDNADLLRATIASAGNDHRLGANEAPPAIMSVFLGTQLSKVLDELEEKLKGGKMTPDEKTALKLNIGKIPDILLDNTDRNRTSPFAFTGNKFEFRAVGSSANCAGAMTVLNTIMADQLIKFHKEVEALIAKGKEKDEAIFQILRNYIVDSKRIRFEGNGYGEEWVKEAKKRGLNNFKTTPEALLAWTRKEFVQLFERHHVMNDREQHARYEIYLEMYVKKIQIEARVMGDLAVNSIIPTALQYQNTLISNVRGLKEVLSAAEFKKAAAIQLDMIKEVSDHVAAIKTNVDAMIEERKKANNIEDWKKKAEAYCNKVKPYFDVIRDNADKLEMLVADEAWPLPKYRELLFTK, encoded by the coding sequence ATGTCAACCATCCGTTTCAACGCGCTTGCTGATACCATGCACCGCAAGCCTGTGGAAGTAGCTGTGCCGGCCGGCACGGTAGCCAACTACTTTGGCGAGAATGTGTTTGGGAAAGACGCCATGCGTCAGTTCCTTTCCGAAGAGGCCTATGCCAGCGTAATGGCCGCCATTGAAAAAGGAGAGGCGCTCGACCGTAAAATGGCCGATCAGATTGCTTCGGGCATGAAAGCCTGGGCTGCTTCAAAAGGTGCTTCGCACTACACCCACTGGTTTCAGCCGCTTACCGGAGCAACCGCCGAGAAACACGATGCGTTTTTTGAACCCGTAGAAGGCGGCCGCGCTATTGAACGCTTTGGTGGCGGACAGCTTGTGCAGCAGGAGCCCGATGCGTCGAGCTTCCCCAATGGCGGAATCCGTAATACATTTGAAGCCCGTGGCTACACCGCATGGGATCCTTCTTCGCCGGCTTTCATTATTGGTGATACACTTTGCATTCCCACCATTTTCGTGTCGTACACCGGCGAGGCGCTCGATTTCAAAACGCCGCTGCTCAAAGCCCTGCATGCGCTAGATAAAGCCGCAGTGGAAGTGTGCCAGTATTTCGACCGGAACGTAACCAAAGTGGTGGCTACGCTGGGTTGGGAACAGGAATATTTTTTGGTTGATGAAGCCCTGTTCAATGCCCGCCCTGACCTTGCCATTACCGGCCGCACGTTGTTTGGTGCTGCTCCGGCAAAAGGCCAGCAGCTTGAAGATCACTACTTCGGATCAATTCCCGAACGCGTTACAGCCTTCATGCTCGACCTCGAAATTGAGGCGCATAAACTGGGCATTCCCATCAAAACCCGCCACAACGAAGTAGCGCCTAACCAGTTTGAGTGTGCACCGGTGTACGAAGAAATCAACCTTGCTGTTGATCACAACCAGTTGCTGATGGATATTATGGACAAAATTTCGCGCCGCCATAAATTCCGCGTACTGCTTCACGAAAAACCTTTTGCAGGCGTAAACGGCAGCGGTAAACACAACAACTGGTCGCTGGCTACCAACACCGGCAAAAACCTGCTCAGCCCCGGCAAAACGCCCAAAACCAACCTGCAGTTTCTTACCTTCTTCATCAATACCATCAAGGCGTTTCATGATAATGCCGATTTGCTGCGCGCCACCATTGCCAGCGCCGGCAACGATCACCGCCTCGGCGCAAACGAAGCGCCCCCGGCCATTATGTCGGTATTCCTCGGCACACAGCTTTCAAAAGTGCTTGATGAACTGGAGGAAAAACTCAAAGGCGGCAAAATGACGCCCGATGAAAAAACCGCACTCAAACTCAACATCGGCAAAATTCCCGACATTCTGCTTGATAATACCGACCGCAACCGCACTTCGCCGTTTGCTTTTACCGGCAATAAGTTTGAGTTCCGCGCCGTAGGCTCATCAGCCAACTGCGCAGGTGCCATGACTGTGCTGAACACCATTATGGCTGATCAGCTTATCAAATTCCACAAGGAAGTGGAAGCGCTCATTGCCAAAGGCAAAGAGAAAGACGAAGCCATCTTCCAGATTCTGCGCAACTACATCGTTGATTCAAAACGCATCCGTTTTGAAGGAAACGGCTACGGCGAAGAATGGGTAAAAGAAGCCAAAAAACGCGGCCTGAATAATTTCAAAACCACGCCCGAAGCCCTCCTCGCATGGACACGCAAGGAGTTTGTGCAGTTGTTTGAACGTCACCACGTAATGAATGATCGTGAGCAGCATGCGCGTTATGAGATTTATCTGGAAATGTATGTGAAGAAAATCCAGATCGAAGCGCGTGTAATGGGCGATCTGGCTGTGAACAGCATTATTCCCACCGCGCTTCAGTATCAGAACACCCTCATCAGCAACGTGCGTGGTTTGAAAGAAGTGCTTTCTGCTGCAGAGTTTAAGAAAGCCGCCGCCATTCAGCTTGATATGATTAAAGAGGTGTCTGATCATGTGGCTGCCATTAAAACCAATGTGGATGCCATGATTGAAGAGCGCAAGAAGGCAAACAATATTGAAGACTGGAAGAAAAAAGCCGAGGCATACTGCAACAAAGTGAAGCCGTACTTTGATGTAATCCGCGATAATGCAGATAAACTTGAAATGCTGGTGGCCGACGAAGCCTGGCCGTTGCCCAAGTACCGTGAATTGTTGTTTACTAAATAA
- a CDS encoding OmpA family protein codes for MKRILVCMLLACSLTGYAQLRTAHQLYERGQYAAAYTYYNNSKEKVSKQDKALIYFRMAECSRRLCKFEDAAKDYGRAVKAGYADDKALLLQGDMLMAAGKYEQALGVYNAYQERVPSDPAGARGITSARLAARWINEINSCWTVSNVKSLNTKESEFSPTWVDKKHSGIAFTAQRAIETGNIGGPPVDPISGGFFSDVFEARLDKKGSWSAPAGINGEVNRPVANEGSSCILAKGNRMYFTRSERLRRKYQTCHIYYADKLGAAWGVPQMVDFGLDAEVLDNYNFRHPAISADGQVMVFTSDMPGNLGGVCSDLWVSNWDARSKTWGRPEHLGSMINTTGREGFPYIHDDGSLYFSSDGLAGLGGLDLFRAPKLPGSKWAWGQPENLRLPFNSPQDDFGILFDGLKQRGYLSSNREGGKGKDDIWSFEAAPKNAQGLVTDCDTKQPVGGAVITVTPSAGAAFAVSSNADGSFGFTGRHGTSYVLSIDGSKASCGQTTGYLSLPALLRPVIKFDADSVCSISTQSCLTAIPPKEEIAFPAVLYKLASAELEPSSKDSLDFLYRLLTENPAMVIEIAAHTDSRGSEKANLTLSERRAQACVNYLVHEKGVDPRRIVAKGFGELRPLKLANGTALTEAYINSRPENEREALHQLNRRTVFRIVANNFQNPAGSGVTPEVKKGFFDDSIELSPAEDTEKD; via the coding sequence ATGAAACGCATTTTAGTATGCATGCTGCTGGCATGCAGCCTCACCGGCTATGCCCAATTGCGAACGGCACATCAGCTTTACGAACGCGGCCAGTATGCGGCGGCTTATACCTATTATAATAATTCAAAGGAAAAGGTCTCAAAGCAGGATAAGGCTCTTATTTATTTCCGTATGGCTGAATGCAGCCGCCGCCTCTGCAAATTTGAAGATGCAGCCAAAGACTACGGTCGTGCCGTAAAAGCCGGGTATGCCGATGATAAGGCGTTGCTGCTGCAGGGCGATATGCTTATGGCTGCAGGAAAGTATGAGCAGGCGCTGGGCGTTTATAACGCTTATCAGGAGCGCGTACCGAGCGATCCTGCCGGGGCGCGCGGCATTACTTCGGCCCGTTTGGCAGCACGGTGGATAAACGAAATAAATTCCTGCTGGACGGTGAGCAACGTAAAATCACTCAATACGAAGGAGAGTGAGTTTTCGCCTACCTGGGTAGATAAAAAGCACAGTGGCATTGCGTTTACAGCGCAGCGGGCCATTGAAACAGGCAACATAGGCGGCCCGCCGGTTGACCCGATTTCAGGCGGCTTTTTCAGCGATGTGTTTGAAGCGCGGCTTGATAAAAAAGGGAGCTGGAGTGCGCCGGCTGGCATTAATGGCGAGGTAAACCGCCCGGTGGCCAACGAAGGCTCGTCGTGCATTCTTGCCAAAGGAAACCGCATGTACTTTACGCGCTCAGAGCGTTTGCGCCGCAAGTATCAGACCTGTCATATTTACTATGCCGACAAACTTGGCGCTGCATGGGGCGTGCCACAAATGGTTGATTTCGGACTGGATGCGGAGGTGCTGGATAATTACAACTTTCGTCACCCCGCCATCAGTGCCGACGGGCAGGTGATGGTGTTTACATCTGATATGCCCGGCAATTTGGGCGGCGTTTGTTCTGATTTGTGGGTGTCGAACTGGGATGCACGCAGCAAAACATGGGGCAGGCCCGAACATTTGGGAAGCATGATAAACACCACAGGCCGCGAAGGTTTTCCGTATATCCACGACGATGGCTCGCTTTATTTTTCGAGCGACGGGCTGGCGGGGCTGGGCGGTTTGGATTTGTTTCGGGCGCCGAAACTTCCGGGCAGCAAATGGGCGTGGGGGCAGCCCGAAAACCTGCGCCTGCCATTTAATTCGCCGCAAGATGATTTCGGGATTTTGTTTGACGGGCTTAAACAGCGCGGCTACCTTTCTTCAAACCGCGAAGGTGGTAAAGGCAAAGATGACATCTGGTCGTTTGAAGCCGCACCCAAAAACGCACAGGGCCTTGTTACCGATTGCGACACAAAGCAGCCCGTAGGCGGTGCCGTAATTACGGTTACGCCCTCGGCAGGTGCAGCCTTTGCGGTAAGCAGCAATGCTGATGGAAGTTTTGGGTTCACCGGCCGCCACGGCACCAGCTATGTGCTTTCGATAGATGGCAGCAAGGCCAGCTGCGGCCAAACCACCGGTTATCTCAGTTTGCCTGCTTTACTGCGCCCGGTAATAAAATTTGATGCCGATTCGGTGTGCAGTATCAGCACACAAAGCTGCCTCACGGCTATTCCGCCCAAAGAAGAAATTGCCTTTCCGGCCGTGCTTTACAAACTGGCCAGCGCCGAGCTGGAGCCGTCGTCAAAAGACTCACTCGATTTTCTGTACCGCCTGCTCACCGAAAACCCAGCTATGGTGATCGAAATTGCGGCACACACCGATAGTCGCGGTTCAGAAAAGGCCAATCTTACGCTCTCCGAAAGACGCGCACAGGCCTGTGTAAATTATCTGGTGCATGAAAAAGGCGTTGATCCGCGTCGTATAGTGGCTAAAGGCTTTGGCGAGTTACGCCCGCTGAAATTAGCAAACGGCACTGCATTAACAGAGGCTTACATCAATTCACGCCCCGAAAACGAACGCGAAGCATTGCATCAGTTAAACCGGCGCACGGTTTTCCGGATTGTAGCAAATAACTTTCAGAATCCTGCCGGTTCGGGAGTAACACCCGAGGTAAAAAAGGGCTTTTTCGATGATAGCATCGAACTTTCTCCGGCCGAAGACACAGAAAAAGACTAA
- a CDS encoding OmpA family protein: MKLVKVLSAILVFLLAFTATAHAQKNFIRDADRAFQSEQYYSAIDLYKKGMSKIKNKQEKARITFQIAECYRKINDWKQAESWYNKAIKAKHTDDKMYLWVAEAKKINQKYDEAITAFQEYQKMVPSDPAGENGIKSSELSQKWKDAPTRWVVENVAQINSKDYDFSPTYGDKKHTTLIFTSQREGQTGNKVDPISGTMYSDLFETKVDKNGKWSSPGVLQGDVNSGLGNEGASCVNKKADKIYFTRCDQAKKSLITCKIYMAAKKGNAWGEPELVDFGLDAAVLDSFHFRHPTISADDQVMVFSSDMKGTTGGLKSDLWMSVYDKKAKKWGKPSNLGAAINTAGREGFPFLHESGDLYFSSDGHLGMGGLDIFKAAKQPGDAWKWGNVENLKYPMNSPGDDFGIVFDGKKERGFLTSNREGTKGSDDIWSFYMPPLVFKLEGVVTDCKYGPSIFVQGASVRIVGSDGSAVEVPTDAQGKYSASLLPEVSYVVTVFSDKGRSSKAENYLNLPDKDKGKLTTIGQNESKNYTLDFCLVPAETEIRFPAVLYDLNKSNLRPESKDSLNFLYQTLIDNPTIIIEIGSHTDSRSSNAYNQKLSQARAQACVDYLTKEKGIPAARMVAKGYGEERPLRMGDGNVLTEKYIMSQKTKQEQEALHQLNRRTVFRVISWDYVDPTKPADPNQRKIVRPKVLSGAFDDMGDTTGADVKEEPQQQAPAPAPAPAPAPGTPKPGATTPAGSKPGATTPAGSKPAGTTPPKTQPATTPAKPKY, from the coding sequence ATGAAACTCGTTAAGGTACTCTCTGCGATTCTTGTTTTTCTGCTTGCATTCACCGCTACGGCGCATGCACAGAAAAATTTTATCCGCGATGCAGATCGTGCTTTTCAATCGGAACAGTATTACAGTGCGATTGATTTGTACAAAAAGGGCATGTCCAAGATTAAAAACAAACAGGAGAAAGCCCGAATCACCTTCCAGATTGCTGAATGCTACCGCAAAATCAACGACTGGAAACAGGCCGAAAGTTGGTACAACAAGGCCATCAAAGCCAAGCACACAGATGATAAAATGTATCTCTGGGTAGCCGAAGCCAAAAAAATTAACCAGAAATACGATGAGGCCATCACCGCATTTCAGGAGTACCAGAAAATGGTGCCTTCTGATCCTGCCGGCGAAAATGGCATCAAGTCGAGCGAGCTTTCACAGAAATGGAAAGACGCGCCCACCCGTTGGGTAGTAGAAAACGTAGCTCAGATTAATTCGAAAGACTACGATTTTTCTCCCACCTACGGCGATAAAAAACACACCACCCTTATTTTCACTTCGCAGCGCGAAGGCCAGACCGGCAATAAAGTGGACCCGATTTCGGGTACCATGTATTCCGACCTGTTTGAAACCAAGGTGGACAAAAACGGCAAATGGAGTTCGCCCGGTGTGCTGCAGGGCGATGTAAACAGCGGCCTCGGCAACGAAGGTGCCAGCTGTGTAAACAAAAAGGCCGACAAAATTTATTTCACCCGTTGCGATCAGGCCAAGAAATCGCTCATTACCTGCAAAATTTACATGGCTGCCAAAAAAGGCAACGCATGGGGTGAGCCCGAACTGGTTGACTTTGGTCTTGATGCTGCCGTGCTCGACAGCTTCCACTTCCGTCACCCCACCATCAGTGCCGATGATCAGGTAATGGTGTTCTCTTCAGACATGAAAGGAACCACCGGTGGTTTGAAGTCTGACCTGTGGATGTCTGTATATGACAAAAAAGCCAAGAAATGGGGCAAACCCAGCAACCTTGGCGCTGCCATTAACACCGCCGGCCGCGAAGGTTTCCCCTTCCTGCACGAAAGTGGTGATCTTTACTTCTCTTCAGACGGACATCTCGGTATGGGTGGTCTTGATATTTTCAAGGCGGCCAAACAGCCCGGTGATGCCTGGAAATGGGGCAACGTAGAAAACCTCAAATACCCGATGAACTCGCCCGGCGACGATTTCGGTATCGTGTTTGACGGTAAAAAAGAACGCGGCTTCCTCACCTCAAACCGCGAAGGCACCAAAGGATCTGATGATATCTGGTCTTTTTACATGCCGCCGCTGGTGTTTAAACTTGAAGGTGTGGTAACCGACTGCAAATATGGTCCTTCCATTTTTGTACAAGGTGCTTCCGTTCGTATTGTGGGTTCCGACGGTTCGGCTGTGGAAGTTCCCACAGACGCACAGGGTAAATATTCGGCTTCACTTCTTCCCGAAGTATCATACGTGGTTACGGTATTCTCCGATAAAGGCCGCAGCTCTAAGGCTGAAAACTACCTGAACCTGCCCGATAAAGACAAAGGCAAACTCACCACAATTGGTCAGAACGAGTCGAAAAATTACACACTTGATTTCTGTCTGGTACCGGCCGAAACTGAAATCCGTTTCCCCGCCGTACTGTATGACCTTAACAAGTCGAACCTGCGTCCTGAGTCGAAAGATTCACTCAACTTCCTCTATCAGACGTTGATTGATAACCCGACCATCATTATCGAAATTGGTTCACATACTGACTCTCGTTCTTCAAACGCCTACAACCAGAAACTTTCACAGGCACGTGCTCAGGCCTGCGTTGATTACCTTACCAAAGAAAAAGGTATCCCCGCAGCCCGCATGGTAGCCAAAGGTTACGGCGAAGAGCGTCCGCTGCGTATGGGCGATGGCAATGTACTCACCGAGAAGTACATTATGAGCCAGAAAACCAAGCAGGAGCAGGAAGCACTGCACCAGCTTAACCGCCGCACGGTATTCCGCGTAATCAGCTGGGATTATGTTGATCCTACCAAACCTGCCGATCCGAACCAGCGTAAAATTGTTCGTCCGAAAGTTCTTTCAGGTGCGTTTGACGACATGGGTGATACCACAGGTGCAGATGTAAAAGAAGAACCGCAGCAGCAGGCACCCGCTCCGGCGCCAGCACCCGCTCCGGCTCCCGGCACACCGAAGCCCGGTGCCACCACACCTGCCGGCAGCAAGCCCGGTGCCACTACACCCGCAGGCAGCAAGCCCGCAGGCACCACGCCTCCCAAAACACAGCCTGCTACTACTCCGGCAAAGCCCAAGTACTAA